One genomic segment of Misgurnus anguillicaudatus chromosome 23, ASM2758022v2, whole genome shotgun sequence includes these proteins:
- the cbarpb gene encoding voltage-dependent calcium channel beta subunit-associated regulatory protein isoform X1: MSNDSAVWKNLTEHSTDVPVSSGTQNGYVLLLVLLSIFVGGTLVLLSVLLILCRRCCEGDRRHAWFILCLRASDDAEKSNTTYIEEAQPVHEITIRVDESDCLSAASSHDMETERFLSTGTTGRRVSFNEAALFDHSKKTQEKGRRYTLTEGDFHHLKNARLTHLHLPPPALHILTIHECESSENSIAMTTRPVAKSSLSIFQPPVCSLPQTALTSRSLSPSSALPGDALNSVVDKFCESITKTGPEPSSPCLMEVRGGVVRTTGMMGNGREGTSASVTALSSPGGPLQGPMQQFFTKLRRHASLEGASPYLKIKKWKFDSSQRASSLEMRGSPKRRHFQRQRAASESMDQEDHDAHHIDLIQYIARTKDVTYCPTRPSPRLLSPPSTPPPSLGRLEVEVVVEPSCSRAMGPGVIGLTSEPPDESFGMGCHQESLEPQTLYRDIWTLRASLERYVSSDQSSNNDKDSVRSDAESVCSLGGRTEMGGLPRYPSQDIGDEMDADLPIDEVAEKRRKQDSVDSEKGSDGESGNRKLLQMDSGYASIEAPSRAPEELRLFGSSSSSKDGSAVERRHFFSSGRKGTVCESFDTDIFDEELEEEPAGASGGVDGVETDESAILWSPYGQMFTQRDAKPHPPVLSRRDYSIDEKTEALFHEFLRHDPQFDQQESPLRSKHRSRVHLRKQWQRSKQYSDPGQRFQTSFDRYRIPLRRGETVNYPLETSYHSTLPRIVSAPDEESSEGATSTPETPKTDQDTASQDTATDAKDGKTEISSSSDSSGTINEKEVLEATQPITETAAEQAVGRENFSQALPPPEPPDQSIPKTSYGPQTITEELSDKLAATLDERLYSDLRRTREQPDCSAVTVTYTSPDHSPV; encoded by the exons GTTCATTCTTTGCCTCAGGGCTAGTGATGATGCTGAGAAAAGTAATACCACCTATATTGAGGAGGCCCAGCCAGTGCATG AGATTACAATTCGCGTGGATGAGTCAGACTGCCTGTCGGCAGCCAGCTCCCACGACATGGAGACCGAGCGTTTCCTCTCCACGGGCACCACTGGCCGCCGGGTCTCCTTCAACGAAGCGGCGCTCTTCGACCACAGCAAGAAGACGCAGGAGAAAGGTCGAAG GTACACGCTGACGGAGGGCGACTTTCATCATTTAAAGAACGCGCGGCTCACCCACCTCCACCTCCCTCCCCCTGCCCTGCACATACTCACCATCCACGAGTGTGAGTCATCCGAGAACAGCATCGCCATGACAACGAGGCCCGTCGCTAAATCCAGCCTCTCCATTTTTCAG CCACCAGTATGTTCACTGCCCCAAACTGCCCTGACCAGTCGAAGCCTCAGCCCCAGTTCTGCCCTTCCCGGTGATGCTCTCAATTCTGTTGTGGACAAGTTTTGTGAAAGTATCACAAAAACCGGTCCTGAGCCCTCCAGCCCCTGTCTA ATGGAGGTAAGAGGAGGAGTGGTTCGTACGACAGGCATGATGGGTAATGGTAGAGAGGGTACGTCTGCCTCAGTTACGGCCCTGTCATCCCCTGGCGGGCCCCTGCAGGGACCCATGCAACAGTTCTTCACCAAGCTCCGGCGTCACGCCAGTCTGGAAGGAGCAAGTCCTTACTTGAAGATAAAAAAGTGGAAATTTGACAGCAGCCAAAGAGCTTCAAGTCTAGAAATGAGAG GCTCTCCCAAACGGAGGCACTTTCAGAGGCAGCGTGCGGCCAGCGAAAGCATGGACCAGGAGGATCACGACGCCCATCATATCGACCTCATCCAGTACATCGCTCGCACCAAGGACGTTACCTACTGCCCCACCCGGCCCAGTCCACGTCTCCTATCCCCCCCTTCAACACCCCCACCCTCCCTCGGCAG GTTAGAGGTGGAGGTGGTGGTGGAGCCCAGTTGCAGCAGAGCAATGGGGCCGGGGGTGATAGGCCTCACCTCCGAACCCCCTGATGAGAGCTTTGGGATGGGATGCCATCAAGAGAGCTTAGAACCTCAGACCTTGTACCGTGATATCTGGACTCTTCGTGCCTCGCTCGAGCGTTATGTCTCCTCAGACCAGAGCAGCAACAATGACAAAGATTCGGTCCGTAGTGATGCAGAAAGTGTATGTTCTCTAGGGGGTAGGACTGAGATGGGTGGGCTTCCTAGATACCCTTCGCAAGATATTGGAGATGAGATGGATGCGGACCTGCCGATAGACGAAGTGGCTGAAAAAAGACGCAAGCAGGATAGTGTAGATTCAGAAAAGGGAAGTGACGGAGAATCTGGTAACCGCAAGCTTTTGCAGATGGACAGTGGTTATGCGTCTATAGAAGCCCCTTCTCGCGCTCCTGAGGAGCTGCGACTGTTTGGGAGCAGCAGTAGTAGTAAAGACGGCTCGGCTGTGGAGCGCAGGCATTTCTTCAGTTCTGGACGCAAAGGAACCGTTTGCGAGAGCTTCGACACGGACATCTTTGACGAGGAACTGGAGGAGGAACCCGCAGGTGCTAGCGGCGGCGTCGACGGAGTGGAAACCGATGAGAGTGCGATTTTGTGGTCCCCCTACGGTCAGATGTTCACTCAGCGTGACGCTAAACCTCACCCCCCCGTCCTTTCTCGACGTGACTACAGCATCGATGAGAAAACGGAAGCTTTATTTCACGAGTTCTTGCGGCACGATCCGCAATTCGATCAGCAGGAGTCACCGTTGCGTTCCAAGCATCGTTCCCGCGTGCACCTGCGCAAACAGTGGCAGCGTTCCAAGCAGTACAGCGATCCGGGTCAGCGCTTCCAAACGTCTTTCGACCGGTACCGCATTCCGCTTCGACGCGGCGAAACGGTCAACTACCCTCTAGAGACTAGCTACCACAGCACGCTTCCGCGAATCGTCAGCGCACCCGACGAAGAGAGCAGCGAAGGTGCGACCAGTACTCCGGAAACACCTAAAACAGATCAGGACACTGCTAGTCAGGATACAGCGACGGATGCGAAAGATGGCAAGACAGAAATATCTTCTAGCTCTGACAGTAGTGGAACCATCAATGAAAAGGAGGTTCTTGAAGCAACGCAACCGATCACTGAAACTGCCGCGGAGCAAGCAGTAGGTCGGGAGAACTTTAGTCAAGCGTTACCACCTCCCGAGCCACCTGATCAAAGTATACCCAAAACAAGCTACGGCCCACAGACAATCACAGAAGAGCTAAGTGACAAACTAGCAGCTACCCTCGATGAGCGACTGTACTCGGATCTGCGCAGGACCCGGGAACAGCCCGATTGTAGTGCCGTGACAGTGACCTACACGTCACCCGATCACAGTCCGGTGTAG
- the cbarpb gene encoding voltage-dependent calcium channel beta subunit-associated regulatory protein isoform X2, with the protein MSNDSAVWKNLTEHSTDVPVSSGTQNGYVLLLVLLSIFVGGTLVLLSVLLILCRRCCEGDRRHAWASDDAEKSNTTYIEEAQPVHEITIRVDESDCLSAASSHDMETERFLSTGTTGRRVSFNEAALFDHSKKTQEKGRRYTLTEGDFHHLKNARLTHLHLPPPALHILTIHECESSENSIAMTTRPVAKSSLSIFQPPVCSLPQTALTSRSLSPSSALPGDALNSVVDKFCESITKTGPEPSSPCLMEVRGGVVRTTGMMGNGREGTSASVTALSSPGGPLQGPMQQFFTKLRRHASLEGASPYLKIKKWKFDSSQRASSLEMRGSPKRRHFQRQRAASESMDQEDHDAHHIDLIQYIARTKDVTYCPTRPSPRLLSPPSTPPPSLGRLEVEVVVEPSCSRAMGPGVIGLTSEPPDESFGMGCHQESLEPQTLYRDIWTLRASLERYVSSDQSSNNDKDSVRSDAESVCSLGGRTEMGGLPRYPSQDIGDEMDADLPIDEVAEKRRKQDSVDSEKGSDGESGNRKLLQMDSGYASIEAPSRAPEELRLFGSSSSSKDGSAVERRHFFSSGRKGTVCESFDTDIFDEELEEEPAGASGGVDGVETDESAILWSPYGQMFTQRDAKPHPPVLSRRDYSIDEKTEALFHEFLRHDPQFDQQESPLRSKHRSRVHLRKQWQRSKQYSDPGQRFQTSFDRYRIPLRRGETVNYPLETSYHSTLPRIVSAPDEESSEGATSTPETPKTDQDTASQDTATDAKDGKTEISSSSDSSGTINEKEVLEATQPITETAAEQAVGRENFSQALPPPEPPDQSIPKTSYGPQTITEELSDKLAATLDERLYSDLRRTREQPDCSAVTVTYTSPDHSPV; encoded by the exons GGCTAGTGATGATGCTGAGAAAAGTAATACCACCTATATTGAGGAGGCCCAGCCAGTGCATG AGATTACAATTCGCGTGGATGAGTCAGACTGCCTGTCGGCAGCCAGCTCCCACGACATGGAGACCGAGCGTTTCCTCTCCACGGGCACCACTGGCCGCCGGGTCTCCTTCAACGAAGCGGCGCTCTTCGACCACAGCAAGAAGACGCAGGAGAAAGGTCGAAG GTACACGCTGACGGAGGGCGACTTTCATCATTTAAAGAACGCGCGGCTCACCCACCTCCACCTCCCTCCCCCTGCCCTGCACATACTCACCATCCACGAGTGTGAGTCATCCGAGAACAGCATCGCCATGACAACGAGGCCCGTCGCTAAATCCAGCCTCTCCATTTTTCAG CCACCAGTATGTTCACTGCCCCAAACTGCCCTGACCAGTCGAAGCCTCAGCCCCAGTTCTGCCCTTCCCGGTGATGCTCTCAATTCTGTTGTGGACAAGTTTTGTGAAAGTATCACAAAAACCGGTCCTGAGCCCTCCAGCCCCTGTCTA ATGGAGGTAAGAGGAGGAGTGGTTCGTACGACAGGCATGATGGGTAATGGTAGAGAGGGTACGTCTGCCTCAGTTACGGCCCTGTCATCCCCTGGCGGGCCCCTGCAGGGACCCATGCAACAGTTCTTCACCAAGCTCCGGCGTCACGCCAGTCTGGAAGGAGCAAGTCCTTACTTGAAGATAAAAAAGTGGAAATTTGACAGCAGCCAAAGAGCTTCAAGTCTAGAAATGAGAG GCTCTCCCAAACGGAGGCACTTTCAGAGGCAGCGTGCGGCCAGCGAAAGCATGGACCAGGAGGATCACGACGCCCATCATATCGACCTCATCCAGTACATCGCTCGCACCAAGGACGTTACCTACTGCCCCACCCGGCCCAGTCCACGTCTCCTATCCCCCCCTTCAACACCCCCACCCTCCCTCGGCAG GTTAGAGGTGGAGGTGGTGGTGGAGCCCAGTTGCAGCAGAGCAATGGGGCCGGGGGTGATAGGCCTCACCTCCGAACCCCCTGATGAGAGCTTTGGGATGGGATGCCATCAAGAGAGCTTAGAACCTCAGACCTTGTACCGTGATATCTGGACTCTTCGTGCCTCGCTCGAGCGTTATGTCTCCTCAGACCAGAGCAGCAACAATGACAAAGATTCGGTCCGTAGTGATGCAGAAAGTGTATGTTCTCTAGGGGGTAGGACTGAGATGGGTGGGCTTCCTAGATACCCTTCGCAAGATATTGGAGATGAGATGGATGCGGACCTGCCGATAGACGAAGTGGCTGAAAAAAGACGCAAGCAGGATAGTGTAGATTCAGAAAAGGGAAGTGACGGAGAATCTGGTAACCGCAAGCTTTTGCAGATGGACAGTGGTTATGCGTCTATAGAAGCCCCTTCTCGCGCTCCTGAGGAGCTGCGACTGTTTGGGAGCAGCAGTAGTAGTAAAGACGGCTCGGCTGTGGAGCGCAGGCATTTCTTCAGTTCTGGACGCAAAGGAACCGTTTGCGAGAGCTTCGACACGGACATCTTTGACGAGGAACTGGAGGAGGAACCCGCAGGTGCTAGCGGCGGCGTCGACGGAGTGGAAACCGATGAGAGTGCGATTTTGTGGTCCCCCTACGGTCAGATGTTCACTCAGCGTGACGCTAAACCTCACCCCCCCGTCCTTTCTCGACGTGACTACAGCATCGATGAGAAAACGGAAGCTTTATTTCACGAGTTCTTGCGGCACGATCCGCAATTCGATCAGCAGGAGTCACCGTTGCGTTCCAAGCATCGTTCCCGCGTGCACCTGCGCAAACAGTGGCAGCGTTCCAAGCAGTACAGCGATCCGGGTCAGCGCTTCCAAACGTCTTTCGACCGGTACCGCATTCCGCTTCGACGCGGCGAAACGGTCAACTACCCTCTAGAGACTAGCTACCACAGCACGCTTCCGCGAATCGTCAGCGCACCCGACGAAGAGAGCAGCGAAGGTGCGACCAGTACTCCGGAAACACCTAAAACAGATCAGGACACTGCTAGTCAGGATACAGCGACGGATGCGAAAGATGGCAAGACAGAAATATCTTCTAGCTCTGACAGTAGTGGAACCATCAATGAAAAGGAGGTTCTTGAAGCAACGCAACCGATCACTGAAACTGCCGCGGAGCAAGCAGTAGGTCGGGAGAACTTTAGTCAAGCGTTACCACCTCCCGAGCCACCTGATCAAAGTATACCCAAAACAAGCTACGGCCCACAGACAATCACAGAAGAGCTAAGTGACAAACTAGCAGCTACCCTCGATGAGCGACTGTACTCGGATCTGCGCAGGACCCGGGAACAGCCCGATTGTAGTGCCGTGACAGTGACCTACACGTCACCCGATCACAGTCCGGTGTAG